The genome window CCACATCGTACCACATTTTAAGACCAGTGTGTTTTTAACAGAGATCGAATTAGTGGGAGCAATACTAGGAAAATAAGCTTAATAGGTCACACACACAAAATGTGCTCAAAGGTGGATAACCATGAATGAAACATCTTGCAAAACAAAATGCAAGTGCTACTTATCGATTCCAACAAAAGGTTCATTTGGAAACACACTCGATCAGGGATCAAGACCGAGGcttctccttcttttccttgAAGAGTGCCAAAAGGGACACACCAGAAACCTTCACAACCTTAAACCTTACTCCAGGAATATCCCCCACCGCGTGGCCCTTTCGTCCGAAACCAGCTATCAAGACTTCATCCTGCAAAAGCAATGCAGCTCGATGACATGCTTCTGCAATTGATGATGCAAGCACTGTAATCTTAGAAGTAGCTCCTGATACAGGAGGTCACGCAGACAGCAGGCACTGTGATTAATGCCTGCTTGGCACGGCACTCTTGCGATGCTAGTGCCGACCGGTGCATACTGGTTGGTGTGGGCAATCGCAGATTAATTCTTTGCTAACGAGTGCATTAGATCATTCTACTGGAGTGTTCAATGGCATATAGAAATGTCTAGATGAACCGAACCACAAAACTTACATTCTCTTCTATGAAGTTTAAGCAACCATCGTTTGGAACAAAGGCTGCGATCTTCTTCCCGTTCTTTATCAATTGCACTCTAGCACACTTTCGGATAGCGGAGTTGGGCTGCTTGGCTTCGATACCTCTGCAAAAAGGCAATGGGGTGTGAGTGCTCCCGACATGATCGACATCAAGATACAACAAAAATATCAACAACTAGCATCATTATCTTACATCTTCTCGAGAACGATACCCTTGGCATGCGAAGAACCAGCAAAGGGCTTCTTCCACTCATTGCCGAGATGACTTTTCTTGTATGCTTTGTCTGCCCATCTTTGCCTCCTCCTATGGGTTTTGAGCTTGCGCCCAGCTCCCATACCACGAGTCTTTCTGTCATAGaccttatatttatgaaaaccCATTCATCTTTCGATGAACAGACGATACAACTCGGTTTTCGCCACTTATCATCTTTTTTAACAAATCCAAACTCCAGCCATAAGAAAATCGAAAATATGCAAGCATGTTTAGAAGCAGCCTTACCATTTCCCCCTTCTACAAACTATATCTCATGATCAAACTCCAAACCA of Musa acuminata AAA Group cultivar baxijiao chromosome BXJ2-3, Cavendish_Baxijiao_AAA, whole genome shotgun sequence contains these proteins:
- the LOC135606731 gene encoding small ribosomal subunit protein uS12 isoform X3 produces the protein MGKTRGMGAGRKLKTHRRRQRWADKAYKKSHLGNEWKKPFAGSSHAKGIVLEKIGIEAKQPNSAIRKCARVQLIKNGKKIAAFVPNDGCLNFIEENDEVLIAGFGRKGHAVGDIPGVRFKVVKVSGVSLLALFKEKKEKPRS